GCCGAGCGGGTGCTGGCCGGTATTCACCACGCCATCGACCATGGCCTCACCGTGTGGCAGGACGAGTACCGCTTCCGCCGCGCCGACGGCACCTACGCCCAGGTGTTTGACCGGGGCCACGTGGCCCGTAACGCCCAGGGCCAGGCCACGCGCATGATTGGGGCCATGCAGGACGTAACCGAGCAGCGCCAAGCCGCTGCGGCCCTGCGCCAGCACGAGCAGGAATTTACGGCCCTGGCCAATTCCATGCCCCAGCTAGCCTGGATGGCCACGGCCGATGGTCATTTGTTTTGGTACAACGAGCGGTGGTATAGCTACACCGGCACCACCCTGGAGGACATGCAGGGCTGGGGCTGGGAGAAGGTCCACCACCCCGACCACCTGGTCAGTGTTATCGAAGGCTGGCGCGCGGCCCTGGCTTCGGGGCAACCCTGGAAAGACACCTTCCCGCTGCGGAGCCACGACGGCGAGTACCGCTGGTTTTTGTCGCGGGCCCAACCCATCCGCAACGCCCAGGGCGACATTGTGCGCTGGATTGGCACCAATACCGACGTAACCGAAACCCAGCGGGTGCAGCAGCAGCTCAAGCAGCAAAACCACGAGCTGCGCCGCATCAATGAGGACCTAGACAACTTTGTGTATACCGCCTCCCACGACCTGAAGCAGCCCATCAACAACATGGCCGGCATCTTCGAGGAGCTGACCCGCACGGCCTACTTCCGCGACCCGGACGCCATCAAGCTCATTGCCATGTTTGAGCGGGCCCTGCACCAGATTTACGACACGATTTACAACCTCTCCGAGCTGGTGCAGGTGCAGAAGCTGCGCCACGAGCTGCCCACCGAAACCGTGCAGCTGGAGGCCCTGACCCGTGAAGTGCTCGGCAGCATTGGCGAGCAGCTGGCCAATGTGCGCGCCATCGTCACCACCGACTTTGACTTGGCCCCCACCGTGGAGTTTGTGCGCCCCAACTTGCAGAGCGTGCTCTACAACCTGATCAGCAACGCCCTGAAGTACGCCGCTCCCAAACGCACCCCGCGCATCCACATCAGCAGCACCCGCGAGGACGACCACATCGTGGTGGCCGTGCGCGACAACGGCCTGGGTATTGATATGGAGCGCTACGGCAGCCAGCTGTTTCAGATGTTCCGCCGCTTCCATGACCACGTGGCCGGCTCGGGCATGGGACTGTATTTGGTTAACCGCATCGTGCAAAGCTACGGGGGCCGCATCGAGGTAAGCAGTGAGCTGGGTAAGGGCTCCACGTTCCGCATTCATATTCCGCTGGCCGGCCACCCGCTGGCACCCGAACCGGAAGAGCACGTGTTTGTGATTTAACCCAGAGCGGGGGCGCCAATTGACGCTCCCGCTTTGGTTTCTAGCCGGCAGTCCGTATGCTTGTGTATGCCCTTACCGCTTCTCACGTCCAAGCTGCCTGATGTCGGCACCAGTATTTTCTCGGTTATGTCGCAGCTGGCCGCCGAGTGCGGCGCGATTAACTTAGCCCAGGGATTTCCCGATTACGACCCGCCGCAGGCCCTGATGGAGGCCCTGGCCCGCCATGCCCGCACCCCCGGCCACCAGCAGTACGCGCCCATGCCCGGCCTGCCCCGGCTGCGCGAGGCCATCAGCCACAAAACCGCGGCTGTCTACGGCGTGCCGGCCCCCGACCCCAATACCGAAATTACCGTCACGAGCGGCGCTACCGAAGCGCTGTATGCCGTGCTGGCCGCCGTGGTGCGCCCCGGCGACGAAGTCATCGTGCTGGAGCCGGCCTACGATCTGTACGGCCCGGCCATCCGGCTCCAGGGCGGCGTGCCGGTGTACGTGCCGCTGCGGATCCCGGAGTTCACGCCCGACTGGGACCAGGTGAAAGCTGCCCTGACGCCCCGCACCCGACTGATGATGATCAACACGCCGCACAACCCTTCGGGCGCGGTGCTTACCCCCCAGGACCTGGCCACGCTGGCCGAGCTGCTGGCCGATACCAATGCGTTTTTGCTTAGCGACGAAGTATATGAGCACATGGTGTTCGACGGGCAGCAGCACGCCAGCGCCCTGCAAGTGCCGGCTTTGGCCGAGCGCAGCTTCGTGCTGTCGTCGTTTGGCAAAACCTACCACGCCACGGGCTGGAAAGTGGGTTACTGCATTGCCCCACCCCTGCTCACGGCCGAAGTGCGCCGCGTGCATCAGTTCCTGACCTTTGCCGTGAGCACGCCCGCCCAGCACGCCCTGGCCGATGTGCTCCTGGACCCTGAGCAGTACACCACCCTGCCGGCTTTCTATCAGCGCAAGCGCGACCTGTTCGGGCAACTGCTGCAGGGCTCCCGGTTTGAGTTGCTGCCCACGCCCGGCTCCTACTTCCAAGTAGCCCGTTACGACCAGATTTCGACCGAGGGCGACGCGGCCTTTGCCCAGCGCCTCACCCGCGAGTTTGGGGTGGCCGTCATCCCGGTATCGGCCTTCTATCACCACGGTCTGGACCACGGCCTGATCCGGTTTTGCTTTGCCAAGCGCGACGATACGCTGACGCTGGCGGCCGAGCGGCTGCGCCAAATCTAACCTGAACTATATGGGAGCCTGCGAATAATCCGTGATATTGCCAGAAACCGGTGGGGTAAAGTTGTGGGGCAAGCCAGAAACAGCTTGCATTATTCTACTCAGAATCAGTATATTTCTCAGTAGAATACCCTAGCTCTTTCTCACCTCAACCTACTGCATTGTGTCTGATTTAACCGTTTCCTTCGTCCAAGCCTCCCTGCACTGGCACGACCCGGCCGCCAACTGGGCCGAACTCGGCCAGCACATCGAGGAAATCTCCATTCCGACCGACCTGATTGTGCTGCCGGAAATGTTTACCACCGGCTTTAGCATGGAGGCTGCCCACCTGGCCGAAACCATGGACGGCCCCACCGTGGCCTGGATGAAGCAGCTGGCCGCAGCCCGCGACGCGGTAGTGACCGGCAGTATTATCATCCGCGACCAGGACCAGTATTTCAACCGCCTGCTATGGGTACGGCCCGACGGCACGCTGAGCTACTACAACAAGCGCCACCTGTTTGGCATGGCTGGTGAACGGGAGGTGTACACGGCCGGCACCCAACGGCTGGTAGAGGAATGGCGCGGCTGGCGCATCTGTCCGCTGGTGTGCTATGATCTGCGCTTCCCGGTCTGGAGCCGCAACTCGGCCGCGGCGCCTTACGACCTGCTGCTGTACGTAGCCAACTGGCCCTCGGCGCGGCGCACCGCCTGGATTACGCTGCTACGCGCCCGGGCCATCGAAAACCTGGCCTATACCATTGGCGTCAACGTGGTGGGCATTGATGGCAACAGCCTCGCCTACGCCGGCGACTCGGCTCTGCTCGACATGCGGGGCGAGTACCTGGTGGAAGTCGGCAACCACGAAACCAGCATCACCCGCACCCTGCGTCGCACCGACCTGGAAGCCTTCCGGGAGCGGTTCCCCGCCCTGAACGATGCCGACTCCTTCTCCCTGGGCGAGCCGATTTCGGAGTTGACCCACCAGGCATAATTACGAAGCGTCAACTTGCTGAAACGCCGGATTTGCCTCGAGCAGGTCCGGCGTTTTCTTGATCCGTAAGTTGAGCCGGAGCTTACCCGATATGGCCGAAATGGTCTTCGGCTCGGTTGTAGAGGACGCTGAAGCCCAAGCTGCTTCGGCACGGCAGGGCATTGGGCTGGTCCACGAATTTTTCCTCGGCCACGGAATAGTACGTTGGGTGTTCTTCCCGCCGGCTGGGCCGCACGTAGGTATAGCCTTGCATTACCCAGGCATGCGGGGCCCCACCCACTGCTGCTTACCGTCAGCGGAATTTGCAGAGTATCCAGCTCCAGCGGGCGGCAGCCCAGAATCAGGCCTTGCCGGGAAGTTATGGTTTTGATGTGGACATCTCCGTGCTTTAGAATTCCGCAGCCGGCAATGCTTTCGGTCGTGGGCGGAACGGAGCTGCTCCAGTCCATCAGGCCCGCATAAAAGCTGCGCAGGTCCTTTTCGTCGGGGCCCGGCACATCCAGCACCCGTCCGCAGGCGTAGCGGCCCGACTTCAACGCTATTGCCCAGAACTGCCCGGGCCGCAAAAACCGGTTCGACTTGGGGCTAAACGGGTAAGAAATGCTCATGCTGGTAAAAATGGCTTGGGGGCCGGTTCATAAAAAAAGCCCTTGACGCGTATGGTCAAGGGCTTTTGCTTGCTGATTGAATCTTATTTACTGCACTACCAGCCGCTGCGTGCCCGTTTGCCCGCTGGCCGCTTCAGCCCGCACCAAGTACACGCCGGGGACTAGGCCCCGCAGCTCCAGGGTGTGCTGGGTTAGCAGGGCGGGCTGCGTGAGCACGCGGCGGCCCAGCACATCAACCACCGTGAGGCGGGTAGGCTGGGGCGTTTGCACGGTGGCGGTGGTGGTGGCCGGGTTGGGGTACACACTCAGCGGCAGCGCGGCCACGGTGTTCTTGGTGCTTAGCACCGCACTCCGGACGCCCAGGGCCACGACGCCCCCGTCCTGGGTACCCACAAACAGCTCGGGCTTGCCGTCGTTGTCCACGTCGGCGGCGGCCAGCGTGTAGAGGTTTTCGATGCGGGAGCCTAGCTCCAGGGTTTCGAAGCGGCTTAGGGTTTTGTTGAACAGCACATCGGTGCGGTCCATGAACAGGCCGCTCTGGCTACGGAAGTTGGCGTAGAAATGCAGTTGCCCCAGCTCGTCTATCGTGACCAAGTCGGGTTGGTTATCACCGTCGAAGTCGGCCACGGCGGTAGCCAGGTTGTTGGGACGCTCGTCAGTGGGGGTACGCAGCTGGCCGTAGTCGTTGTTTACCACCACAAAGGCCTGATTGAGCGGCTGGGTGCCGTTATTGCGGTAGTAGCGCAGGGCCTGGCCGGGGTACGTGGGTGAGCTGGTATTGGTGCTGAGCAGCATGTCGACGTACCCGTCGCCGTCGATGTCGGTGAAGGTGGGCGTGTCGTAGGCCCGGTTGGGTACGTTGCTGAGCAGGGTGGGCGTGGCCGTGTTATAGGCGGCCGCCTGGCTGGCGCTGGCTGTATTGAGGAAGTAGCCAATGAAGTTGAAGGACGGGTTGCTCAGCGTGAAAGCCGAGAAAGCCAGGTCCAGGGTCCCATCCCGGTTCAGGTCGACGAGCACCGGGCGCAGGGAGCCGTATTTCTTGCCAGACAGGTTCAGGTAGTCGTTGGTAATGAGCTTAAACACCGGGTTGCCGGCTGTGCCCACGTTCTGGTAAAACCACAACGAGGCCCGGTAGAAGCCCTTAGTCGTGGCCCGACTTACGCCACTGACGAGCATATCCTTCAACCCGTCGCCGGTCAGGTCACCGAACGTGACGGCGGCTTTGTCGCCCGCATCCAGCATGTCTTTCTGCAGGAAATCATTCTGCCGGAAGGCGAAGTCAGGGACGGCCGTAGCGCTGGTATTTTCATAGAACCACACGCTCTGGTGGGTACTGATGGTGTCGAGGTGGTCGAAAACGTTGGGCGTTACCACCAGGTCGGGCCGCCCGTCGAAGGTCACATCCAGGGAATACGGCGCCGGGAAATTGGGCAGGCGCAGGGGCGTGGCGGCGGGGAAGTTGGCCGTTTGGCCGGCGGCCGTAAAGCGGGCAGTGGCCGTGGTGCCTTCATTGGTCAGGCGCACCAGCTCCGGGCAGTTGTCGCGCGCGGTCAGCAGGTCCTTTTTGCCGTCGCCGTCCAGGTCAAGCGGGAGCAGGTTGTTGCCGCTGGTGTGGTTGGGCTTGAGCACGCTACGGCACTGGTCATTGCCAAACACGAAGGATGAGCAGCTGCTGTAGCACACCTGCAGTCCGCCCCACCGCTCGGTAGAGAGGGCGAAGCTCAGGCCCCCGCAGGCCGCGGTGCTGGTGTTCACGAAGTAATGAATCGTGGTGCTGTTGATGTAGTTGAAGGTGGTAATATCGAGGCGGCCGTCGCCGTTCACGTCCTCAATGGCCGGCGTGTTGTAGCCCCCGGTATTGATGTTGATCTGGCTGTTGCCCGACACGTAAAGCAGCTCATCGGTCAGGAGCTGAAACGTGGGCTTGCCCCCACCGCTGGCCACGTTGTGGTAGACCCGGATGCTGCCACTGATGGACCCCATGGTAAAGATGTCGGGGCGGCCGTCGCAGTCGTAGTCGCGCAGCTGCACCCAGTTGTTGAGTTCTTTGGGAAACAGCGACTGGTACTCGGGGGCGTACTCCCACCGCCGCCCGCCGCTGGGGTTAGCCGCGTTGAGGTAGGTGTAGGAGCGCCGGGTCTGGCGGTCGAAGATGTAGAGGTCGTTCTGGGCGTCGCCGTTGAGGTCGATGCTCGAAAACTGGGCCGTGTTCAGGCCCCCGGCCCAGGGTGCGGTCAG
Above is a genomic segment from Hymenobacter cellulosivorans containing:
- a CDS encoding methionine aminotransferase, which translates into the protein MPLPLLTSKLPDVGTSIFSVMSQLAAECGAINLAQGFPDYDPPQALMEALARHARTPGHQQYAPMPGLPRLREAISHKTAAVYGVPAPDPNTEITVTSGATEALYAVLAAVVRPGDEVIVLEPAYDLYGPAIRLQGGVPVYVPLRIPEFTPDWDQVKAALTPRTRLMMINTPHNPSGAVLTPQDLATLAELLADTNAFLLSDEVYEHMVFDGQQHASALQVPALAERSFVLSSFGKTYHATGWKVGYCIAPPLLTAEVRRVHQFLTFAVSTPAQHALADVLLDPEQYTTLPAFYQRKRDLFGQLLQGSRFELLPTPGSYFQVARYDQISTEGDAAFAQRLTREFGVAVIPVSAFYHHGLDHGLIRFCFAKRDDTLTLAAERLRQI
- a CDS encoding amidohydrolase, which produces MSDLTVSFVQASLHWHDPAANWAELGQHIEEISIPTDLIVLPEMFTTGFSMEAAHLAETMDGPTVAWMKQLAAARDAVVTGSIIIRDQDQYFNRLLWVRPDGTLSYYNKRHLFGMAGEREVYTAGTQRLVEEWRGWRICPLVCYDLRFPVWSRNSAAAPYDLLLYVANWPSARRTAWITLLRARAIENLAYTIGVNVVGIDGNSLAYAGDSALLDMRGEYLVEVGNHETSITRTLRRTDLEAFRERFPALNDADSFSLGEPISELTHQA
- a CDS encoding T9SS type A sorting domain-containing protein: MRQSLSILLFLSTFGGLAEQAAAQTPFGFEYRSVANVVHGTETLTAPWAGGLNTAQFSSIDLNGDAQNDLYIFDRQTRRSYTYLNAANPSGGRRWEYAPEYQSLFPKELNNWVQLRDYDCDGRPDIFTMGSISGSIRVYHNVASGGGKPTFQLLTDELLYVSGNSQININTGGYNTPAIEDVNGDGRLDITTFNYINSTTIHYFVNTSTAACGGLSFALSTERWGGLQVCYSSCSSFVFGNDQCRSVLKPNHTSGNNLLPLDLDGDGKKDLLTARDNCPELVRLTNEGTTATARFTAAGQTANFPAATPLRLPNFPAPYSLDVTFDGRPDLVVTPNVFDHLDTISTHQSVWFYENTSATAVPDFAFRQNDFLQKDMLDAGDKAAVTFGDLTGDGLKDMLVSGVSRATTKGFYRASLWFYQNVGTAGNPVFKLITNDYLNLSGKKYGSLRPVLVDLNRDGTLDLAFSAFTLSNPSFNFIGYFLNTASASQAAAYNTATPTLLSNVPNRAYDTPTFTDIDGDGYVDMLLSTNTSSPTYPGQALRYYRNNGTQPLNQAFVVVNNDYGQLRTPTDERPNNLATAVADFDGDNQPDLVTIDELGQLHFYANFRSQSGLFMDRTDVLFNKTLSRFETLELGSRIENLYTLAAADVDNDGKPELFVGTQDGGVVALGVRSAVLSTKNTVAALPLSVYPNPATTTATVQTPQPTRLTVVDVLGRRVLTQPALLTQHTLELRGLVPGVYLVRAEAASGQTGTQRLVVQ